A single region of the Halorubrum depositum genome encodes:
- a CDS encoding nucleoside phosphorylase produces MAKQPHLLVEEGDVHEIAVIPGDPGRVDRIADLCDDSELVAQNREYKIVNASYEGTDLTICSTGIGCPSAAIAVEELSRVGVETFLRCGTCGALQADMEVGDMVVATGAAKEEGTSKRYESANYPAVPDYDALTELVGAAEDNGEDVHVGPIVSDDAFYNESDEYVDDWNDANLLAIEMEAATVFSLARRKGLRAGAICTVDGNLVAGTQKGADSDDELPEKAKDNVERAIRITLNAVTAL; encoded by the coding sequence ATGGCGAAACAGCCGCACCTGCTGGTCGAGGAGGGCGACGTGCACGAGATCGCGGTCATCCCGGGCGACCCGGGCCGCGTCGACCGGATCGCGGACCTCTGTGACGACAGCGAGCTCGTCGCGCAGAACCGCGAGTACAAGATCGTCAACGCGAGCTACGAGGGGACTGATCTCACGATCTGCTCGACCGGGATCGGCTGCCCGTCGGCCGCGATCGCCGTCGAGGAGCTCTCTCGGGTCGGCGTCGAGACGTTCCTCCGATGCGGCACCTGCGGGGCGCTGCAGGCCGACATGGAGGTCGGCGACATGGTCGTCGCGACCGGCGCCGCCAAGGAGGAGGGGACGAGCAAGCGCTACGAGTCGGCGAACTACCCCGCCGTTCCGGACTACGACGCGCTCACCGAACTCGTCGGCGCCGCCGAGGACAACGGCGAGGACGTCCACGTCGGTCCGATCGTCTCCGACGACGCGTTCTACAACGAGAGCGACGAGTACGTCGACGACTGGAACGACGCGAACCTGCTCGCGATCGAGATGGAGGCCGCGACCGTCTTCTCGCTGGCGCGCCGGAAGGGGCTTCGAGCCGGCGCGATCTGCACCGTCGACGGCAACCTCGTCGCGGGCACGCAGAAGGGCGCGGACTCGGACGACGAGCTGCCGGAGAAGGCCAAGGACAACGTCGAGCGCGCGATCCGGATCACGCTGAACGCGGTCACGGCGCTGTAA
- a CDS encoding UPF0179 family protein, translating into MTTVTLIGTRLADTGREFVYEGESPDCEGCPYRSQCLNLSEGTRYRVTGIRENAQTLDCAVHDAGVRAVEVEPAPVPANVPSKQAYAGSRVSLAGPCPHTECPSHGYCVPDGAGFDDERVIDQVLGEPPHDTCALDRELTLVEFRAEDE; encoded by the coding sequence ATGACCACGGTCACGCTCATCGGCACGCGGCTCGCGGACACGGGGCGCGAGTTCGTCTACGAGGGGGAGTCGCCCGACTGCGAGGGGTGCCCCTACCGGAGCCAGTGTCTCAACCTCTCGGAGGGGACCCGGTACCGCGTGACGGGGATCCGCGAGAACGCGCAAACGCTCGACTGCGCCGTCCACGACGCCGGCGTCCGGGCGGTCGAGGTCGAGCCCGCACCCGTCCCCGCGAACGTCCCGTCGAAGCAGGCGTACGCCGGCAGCCGCGTCTCGCTCGCCGGCCCCTGTCCGCACACCGAGTGCCCGAGCCACGGCTACTGCGTGCCCGACGGCGCCGGCTTCGACGACGAGCGCGTCATCGACCAGGTGCTCGGCGAGCCGCCGCACGACACCTGTGCGCTCGACCGGGAGCTGACGCTGGTGGAGTTCCGGGCGGAAGACGAGTAG
- the tmcA gene encoding tRNA(Met) cytidine acetyltransferase TmcA: MIAGLARDAKREAEAANERRILVLAGDRDRGIDAAYTAIEAVDGGRKGTSTAVVSTREGFRFEEHRPRNADELLGGTREIVVLDCHERFVPNALGRCVGAVDGGGLLVLLTPALDDWPAIRDRFDDSLAVPPYEVGDVTGRFRERFVDTLRAHPGIAILSLCAEGPEGDVVERDGLTGERGGGVGATAGRDERGKPTAPPNATFPAAAYEACLTADQARTVRAFESLATPGNAVVVEADRGRGKSSAAGLAAGALALAGDDVLVTAPAFRNAAEVFARARELIGSEGVDGGEAAAGDGTRRVGAPGGGRVRYLPPAEAAELPDDPDAVVVDEAAALPVRLLEGFLDESLSVAFCTTVHGYEGAGRGFAIRFRERLLDSPLAVRDLRLDEPIRYARNDPVEAWASRALLLDARPAVDEAVAGTAVEEATYRALAPDDLLADEALLGEAFGLLVAAHYRTEPNDLARLLDAPNLSARALVAEGRVVAVALLAREGGLDAETRRAMYEGERVRGNMVPDVLTSQLRDEAAAEPHGVRTVRIATHHAVRDSGFGSRLLEEVHAEFGAKTDYFSVGYGATPRLLRFWRRAGYRTVHLSTSRNDASGEHSAIMLRPETEAGRDLLARHAVAFRDRERDGLSDAHRDVDPDVVAGALCACPAPVPLDLTETEWRSVVGASFGPGMYDSAPGAFRDLAMATLVGGEGDTESPALDDRERRLLVRKVLQGRPWESVADELGYVSTAACMRALGDAYEPLVERYGTAFALAERERFTGE, translated from the coding sequence ATGATCGCGGGACTCGCGCGGGACGCGAAACGGGAGGCCGAGGCGGCGAACGAGCGGCGCATCCTCGTCCTCGCCGGCGACCGCGACCGCGGGATCGACGCGGCCTACACCGCGATCGAGGCGGTCGACGGCGGAAGGAAAGGCACGTCGACCGCCGTCGTCTCGACCCGCGAGGGGTTCCGGTTCGAGGAGCATCGGCCCCGGAACGCGGACGAGCTGCTCGGGGGCACCCGGGAGATCGTCGTCCTCGACTGCCACGAGCGGTTCGTCCCGAACGCGCTCGGGCGGTGCGTCGGCGCGGTCGACGGCGGCGGGCTCCTGGTCCTCCTGACGCCGGCGCTCGACGACTGGCCGGCGATTCGCGACCGCTTCGACGACTCGCTGGCGGTTCCGCCGTACGAGGTCGGCGACGTGACCGGCCGGTTCCGCGAGCGGTTCGTCGACACGCTCCGCGCGCACCCGGGGATCGCGATCCTCTCGCTCTGCGCGGAGGGGCCCGAGGGCGACGTCGTCGAGCGCGACGGGCTGACGGGAGAGCGGGGGGGCGGAGTGGGAGCGACGGCGGGGAGAGACGAGAGAGGAAAGCCGACCGCCCCGCCGAACGCGACGTTCCCCGCCGCGGCGTACGAGGCGTGTCTCACGGCCGATCAGGCCCGGACCGTTCGGGCGTTCGAGTCGCTCGCGACGCCCGGTAACGCGGTCGTGGTCGAGGCCGACCGAGGGCGGGGGAAGTCGAGCGCGGCGGGACTCGCGGCCGGCGCGCTCGCGCTCGCCGGCGACGACGTGCTCGTCACGGCGCCCGCCTTCCGCAACGCCGCGGAGGTGTTCGCGCGGGCGAGAGAGCTGATCGGGTCGGAAGGCGTCGACGGCGGCGAGGCCGCCGCGGGGGACGGGACGCGCCGGGTCGGCGCGCCGGGCGGCGGGCGCGTGCGGTACCTGCCGCCGGCCGAGGCCGCGGAACTGCCCGACGACCCGGACGCGGTCGTCGTCGACGAGGCGGCCGCGCTCCCGGTACGGCTGTTGGAGGGGTTCCTCGACGAGTCGCTGTCGGTCGCGTTCTGTACGACGGTCCACGGCTACGAGGGCGCGGGCCGCGGGTTCGCGATCCGATTCCGCGAGCGGCTGCTCGATAGCCCCCTCGCGGTCCGGGACCTCCGCCTCGACGAGCCGATCCGGTACGCGCGGAACGACCCGGTCGAGGCGTGGGCGTCGCGGGCGCTCCTGCTCGACGCGCGGCCGGCCGTCGACGAGGCTGTCGCGGGGACCGCGGTCGAGGAGGCGACGTACCGCGCGCTCGCCCCCGACGACCTGCTCGCGGACGAGGCGCTGCTCGGCGAGGCGTTCGGGCTGCTCGTCGCCGCCCACTACCGCACCGAGCCGAACGACCTCGCGCGGCTGCTCGACGCCCCGAACCTCTCGGCGCGCGCGCTCGTCGCCGAGGGGCGGGTCGTCGCCGTCGCGCTGCTCGCGCGCGAGGGCGGGCTCGACGCCGAGACGCGCCGGGCGATGTACGAGGGCGAGCGCGTCCGCGGAAACATGGTGCCGGACGTGCTCACGAGCCAGCTCCGCGACGAGGCGGCCGCCGAGCCGCACGGGGTTCGGACCGTCCGGATCGCGACCCATCACGCGGTCAGAGATTCGGGATTCGGCTCCCGGCTGCTGGAGGAGGTCCACGCCGAGTTCGGAGCGAAAACCGACTACTTCTCGGTCGGCTACGGCGCGACGCCGCGCCTGCTCCGGTTCTGGCGGCGGGCGGGCTACCGGACCGTCCACCTCTCGACCTCGCGCAACGACGCCTCCGGCGAGCACTCGGCGATCATGCTGCGGCCGGAGACCGAGGCCGGCCGCGACCTGCTCGCCCGCCACGCCGTCGCCTTCCGAGACCGCGAGCGCGACGGGCTCTCGGACGCCCACCGCGACGTCGACCCGGACGTCGTCGCCGGCGCGCTCTGCGCCTGCCCGGCGCCGGTCCCCCTCGACCTCACCGAGACCGAGTGGCGCTCCGTCGTCGGCGCGTCGTTCGGCCCCGGGATGTACGACAGCGCGCCCGGCGCGTTCCGGGACCTCGCGATGGCGACGCTGGTCGGGGGGGAGGGAGACACCGAGAGCCCCGCCCTCGACGACCGCGAGCGACGGCTCCTCGTCCGGAAGGTGTTACAGGGCCGCCCGTGGGAGTCGGTCGCCGACGAGCTCGGCTACGTCTCGACGGCCGCCTGCATGCGCGCGCTCGGCGACGCGTACGAGCCGCTCGTCGAGCGGTACGGGACGGCGTTCGCGCTCGCGGAGCGGGAGCGATTCACCGGCGAGTGA
- a CDS encoding GNAT family N-acetyltransferase: MELAQRVSIENRDRKDIYEYVERRGSISAEAVRRELGFDEEAFGHHLAVLRRDGYVREDDGDLEIAFDTDTGTVHELDDGRFTIRTARQADLSGLVGIIRQVANDGSYIEAETVADLIDYEEILLRNNSAESRMFFVATVEDQVVGWVHLDLPETEKLRHTAKLTLGVLDEYRGRGIGTTLLEKGYAWARENDFEKLYNSVPATNDEARSFLEAHGWHTEATREDHYRIDGDYVDEVMMARSL; encoded by the coding sequence ATGGAGCTCGCGCAACGCGTTTCGATCGAGAACCGTGACCGAAAGGACATCTACGAGTACGTGGAGCGGCGCGGGTCGATCTCGGCGGAGGCGGTGCGTCGCGAGCTGGGGTTCGACGAGGAGGCGTTCGGGCACCACCTCGCCGTGTTACGACGCGACGGCTACGTGCGAGAGGACGACGGCGACCTGGAGATCGCGTTCGACACCGACACCGGGACCGTCCACGAGCTCGACGACGGCCGATTCACGATCCGGACCGCGCGACAGGCGGACCTCTCGGGGCTCGTCGGCATCATCCGACAGGTGGCGAACGACGGGTCGTACATCGAGGCGGAGACGGTCGCCGACCTGATCGACTACGAGGAGATCCTGTTGCGGAACAACAGCGCCGAGTCCCGGATGTTCTTCGTGGCCACGGTGGAAGACCAGGTTGTCGGCTGGGTCCACCTCGACCTCCCCGAGACCGAGAAGCTCCGCCACACGGCGAAGCTCACGCTCGGCGTCCTCGACGAGTACCGCGGGCGCGGCATCGGCACGACGCTGCTGGAGAAGGGATACGCCTGGGCGCGCGAGAACGACTTCGAGAAGCTGTACAACAGCGTCCCCGCGACCAACGACGAGGCCCGGTCGTTCCTGGAGGCGCACGGGTGGCACACGGAGGCGACCCGCGAGGACCACTACCGGATCGACGGCGACTACGTCGACGAAGTGATGATGGCACGGTCGCTGTAG
- a CDS encoding FAD-dependent monooxygenase — MTDTDAVDAVDAGGAADHEHYEAVVVGAGPGGAATAAALAKQGVETLVLERGVEAGSKNVSGGLIYAEESAPYTIDGLFPDFREAASERPVDDYYMHNVAGDRVKTFDLDRVHHRDTDWCDAVLRRRMDSWLAERVHELTRETGGGLLTEVRVNGLLREDGEIVGVTCDEIDPIRADLIVAADGVNSELARDAGLMDWDDPGDWFQGVKAVVDMEPDVIDERFGVEPDGGAAHLFSGDLFDGVRGGGFLYTNEDSLSIGTVFHLDSLTAERAEPHELLDGLLTHPLLDRWFRGEYEEREYSAKLVPDSKKVAHPSPHRGRLLLVGDAAGQMQAQGPIIKGMNHAVTAGGLAAEAFVEARTRGDASKAGELYERKLRDEGVMEKLRPRRYRATRAVSEHDAVNRLGSALIDSPLGAAGLRAFDGLAERAFNSPLLLGMVPDTRFSYVDVPTRIAEVLGEPIEERSSADSGAADADDGTGVRPPDLADRIGDLTYDVGDPHIELRDESYEASGAAVTACPVSAEAFGGGCYRDETVRTNGEEKRVVSLDTQPCVECGTCAVVADTEWKHPAGGKGVEFEEG, encoded by the coding sequence ATGACTGACACCGACGCGGTCGACGCGGTCGACGCCGGCGGCGCGGCCGACCACGAGCACTACGAGGCGGTCGTCGTCGGGGCGGGCCCCGGCGGCGCGGCGACGGCCGCGGCGCTGGCCAAGCAGGGCGTCGAGACGCTCGTCTTAGAGCGGGGCGTCGAGGCCGGCTCGAAGAACGTCTCCGGGGGGCTGATCTACGCCGAGGAGTCCGCGCCCTACACGATCGACGGGCTGTTCCCCGACTTCCGCGAGGCGGCGTCCGAGCGCCCGGTCGACGACTACTACATGCACAACGTCGCCGGCGACCGCGTGAAGACGTTCGACCTCGACCGGGTCCACCACCGCGACACCGACTGGTGCGACGCGGTGTTGCGCCGCCGGATGGACTCGTGGCTCGCGGAGCGCGTCCACGAGCTGACCCGCGAGACCGGCGGCGGACTGCTCACGGAGGTGCGGGTCAACGGCCTGCTCCGCGAGGACGGCGAGATCGTCGGCGTCACCTGCGACGAGATCGACCCGATCCGCGCGGACCTGATCGTCGCCGCCGACGGCGTCAACTCCGAGCTGGCGCGCGACGCCGGGCTCATGGACTGGGACGACCCCGGAGACTGGTTCCAGGGCGTGAAGGCGGTCGTCGACATGGAGCCGGACGTCATCGACGAGCGGTTCGGCGTCGAGCCGGACGGGGGCGCGGCCCACCTGTTCTCGGGCGACCTGTTCGACGGCGTCCGCGGGGGCGGCTTCCTGTACACCAACGAGGACTCGCTGTCGATCGGGACGGTGTTCCACCTCGACTCGCTGACCGCGGAGCGCGCGGAGCCGCACGAGCTGCTCGACGGGCTCCTCACTCACCCGCTGCTCGACCGCTGGTTCCGCGGGGAGTACGAGGAGCGCGAGTACTCGGCGAAGCTCGTCCCCGACTCGAAGAAGGTCGCGCACCCCTCGCCGCACCGCGGTCGGCTCCTGCTCGTCGGCGACGCCGCCGGCCAGATGCAGGCGCAGGGGCCGATCATCAAGGGGATGAACCACGCCGTGACCGCGGGGGGGCTCGCCGCTGAGGCCTTCGTCGAGGCCCGGACGCGCGGGGACGCCTCGAAGGCGGGCGAGCTCTACGAGCGGAAGCTCCGCGACGAGGGCGTGATGGAGAAGCTCCGTCCCCGGCGCTACCGGGCGACGCGAGCCGTCTCCGAGCACGACGCCGTCAACCGGCTCGGGAGCGCCCTGATCGACTCGCCGCTGGGCGCGGCCGGCCTGCGGGCGTTCGACGGGCTCGCGGAGCGCGCGTTCAACTCCCCGCTGCTGCTCGGGATGGTGCCGGACACCCGCTTCTCGTACGTCGACGTGCCGACGCGGATCGCGGAGGTCCTCGGCGAGCCGATCGAGGAGCGCTCGTCCGCCGACTCGGGCGCCGCCGACGCGGACGACGGGACCGGCGTCCGCCCGCCGGACCTCGCGGACCGGATCGGCGACCTCACCTACGACGTCGGCGATCCCCACATCGAGCTCCGCGACGAGAGCTACGAGGCGAGCGGGGCGGCCGTGACCGCCTGCCCGGTGAGCGCCGAGGCGTTCGGCGGCGGCTGCTACCGCGACGAAACGGTCCGAACGAACGGCGAGGAGAAGCGCGTCGTCAGCCTCGACACGCAGCCGTGCGTCGAGTGCGGTACCTGCGCCGTCGTCGCCGACACGGAGTGGAAACACCCCGCCGGCGGCAAGGGCGTCGAGTTCGAGGAGGGGTGA
- a CDS encoding electron transfer flavoprotein subunit alpha/FixB family protein produces MVDVDPTDHEIADLGPKVNGVDDLGELEAMLELEREGPDRDPVRTLIESRIEKLESEAEGGDEAVDPAAVDPGELSIAEVANMVRGVDDPDVLRDLLDRERDGEDRDGAVTRIESRIEAIEGTEKGDDEGEAEYVPPEEKHPDLDHPTADKTYVEGVSGETYRDMWVYCETQRGELVDASKEILGKADELMDGYAERYGDEEDVIAVLIGDDVADLAEEAIACGADRAVYHEDDRLDRFRHKPYAELFVHMCRDFEAEWRDYHEPRYNVFPATHNGRDLSALVQAELDSGLASDCSDLYIEEAMISNPAKTGSAGDSEEFERVLHMPRPDFSGFEYSTILCIDKPHRDFHPQGASVIPGTFDLPDPDPEREGEVVEHDLDLPDDWFQVDVLDHDRLEEGVDLTGHDVIVALGRGIGDDPTGGIELGLDLVDAFDDAALGLSRGVITASYEFAGHVEDYVGEERQIGESGQVVEPAVYVAAGISGAIQHKVGMDESDTIVAVNEDPEADIREFSDYFVEGDLFEVLPRLTAAVEGDGSVATMEGVADD; encoded by the coding sequence GTGGTCGACGTCGATCCCACCGACCACGAGATCGCGGACCTCGGCCCGAAGGTCAACGGCGTGGACGACCTCGGCGAGCTGGAGGCGATGCTGGAACTGGAGCGCGAGGGGCCCGACCGCGACCCCGTGAGGACGCTGATCGAGAGCCGGATCGAGAAACTGGAGTCCGAGGCGGAAGGCGGCGACGAGGCAGTCGACCCCGCCGCGGTCGACCCCGGGGAGCTGTCGATCGCGGAGGTCGCCAACATGGTCCGCGGGGTCGACGACCCCGACGTCCTCCGGGACCTGCTCGACCGCGAACGGGACGGCGAGGACCGCGACGGCGCGGTCACGCGGATCGAGAGCCGCATCGAGGCGATCGAGGGGACCGAGAAGGGGGACGACGAGGGCGAGGCCGAGTACGTGCCGCCGGAGGAGAAACACCCGGACCTCGACCACCCGACCGCCGACAAGACGTACGTCGAGGGGGTCTCCGGCGAGACGTACCGCGATATGTGGGTGTACTGCGAGACCCAGCGGGGCGAGCTCGTCGACGCCTCGAAGGAGATCCTCGGCAAGGCCGACGAGCTGATGGACGGCTACGCCGAGCGGTACGGCGACGAGGAGGACGTGATCGCGGTCCTGATCGGGGACGACGTCGCCGACCTCGCCGAGGAGGCGATCGCCTGCGGCGCGGACCGCGCGGTGTACCACGAGGACGACCGGCTCGACCGGTTCCGGCACAAGCCGTACGCGGAGCTGTTCGTGCACATGTGCCGCGACTTCGAGGCCGAGTGGCGCGACTACCACGAGCCCCGCTACAACGTGTTCCCGGCGACGCACAACGGCCGCGACCTCTCCGCGCTCGTCCAGGCCGAGCTCGACTCCGGGCTCGCCTCCGACTGCTCGGACCTGTACATCGAGGAGGCGATGATCTCCAACCCCGCGAAGACGGGGTCGGCGGGGGACAGCGAGGAGTTCGAGCGCGTCCTCCACATGCCCCGCCCGGACTTCTCCGGGTTCGAGTACTCGACGATCCTCTGTATCGACAAGCCGCACCGCGACTTCCACCCGCAGGGCGCCAGCGTCATCCCGGGGACCTTCGACCTCCCCGACCCGGACCCGGAACGCGAGGGCGAGGTCGTCGAACACGACCTCGACCTCCCGGACGACTGGTTCCAGGTCGACGTGCTGGACCACGACCGGCTGGAGGAGGGGGTCGACCTCACCGGCCACGACGTGATCGTCGCGCTCGGTCGGGGGATCGGCGACGACCCCACGGGGGGGATCGAGCTCGGCTTGGACCTCGTCGACGCGTTCGACGACGCCGCCCTCGGGCTCTCGCGGGGCGTCATCACCGCCTCCTACGAGTTCGCGGGCCACGTCGAGGACTACGTGGGCGAGGAGCGGCAGATCGGCGAGTCCGGTCAGGTCGTCGAGCCCGCGGTGTACGTCGCGGCCGGCATCTCCGGCGCGATCCAGCACAAGGTCGGCATGGACGAGTCCGACACGATCGTCGCGGTCAACGAGGACCCCGAGGCCGACATCCGGGAGTTCTCGGACTACTTCGTCGAGGGCGACCTCTTCGAGGTGTTGCCCCGGCTGACGGCGGCGGTCGAGGGCGACGGTTCCGTCGCGACGATGGAGGGGGTGGCCGATGACTGA
- a CDS encoding electron transfer flavoprotein subunit beta/FixA family protein, with amino-acid sequence MHTVVLTKGVPDFREGKVAFDEDGHLERGKTPTVMNPNDKVALRAALQEKVRHGGTVSLLSMGPPGYEEVLREGMREVYADDLYLLSDREMAAADTWATSITVATGLSKLDPEPELVVAGFKTADGETGHTGPQTTWCHHMNDELPDRSLVTHAIAIDVDPDAGTLRAKRLVKGDVAEIETVEADLPAMVVTDPEFEPSYRKAAHRLRHKDLREETTERAEAYEDHLTTWNHADLNLDPDFIGLDGSPTIVAGVDPIPKEPSEREATMVSPDDADGMGAVVDELAPFAGGD; translated from the coding sequence ATGCACACAGTTGTTCTGACCAAAGGCGTGCCGGACTTCCGCGAGGGGAAGGTGGCGTTCGACGAGGACGGCCACTTGGAGCGCGGGAAGACCCCCACGGTGATGAATCCGAACGACAAGGTCGCGCTGCGGGCGGCGCTTCAGGAGAAGGTGCGCCACGGCGGGACCGTCTCCCTGCTGAGCATGGGGCCGCCGGGGTACGAGGAGGTCCTCCGGGAGGGAATGCGAGAGGTGTACGCCGACGACCTCTATCTCCTCTCCGATCGGGAGATGGCCGCGGCCGACACGTGGGCCACCTCGATCACCGTCGCGACGGGGCTCTCGAAGCTCGATCCCGAGCCGGAGCTGGTCGTCGCGGGCTTCAAGACGGCCGACGGGGAGACGGGCCACACCGGGCCGCAGACGACCTGGTGTCACCACATGAACGACGAGCTGCCCGACCGGTCGCTCGTCACCCACGCGATCGCGATCGACGTCGACCCGGACGCCGGGACGCTCCGCGCGAAGCGGCTGGTCAAAGGCGACGTGGCGGAGATCGAGACCGTCGAGGCCGATCTCCCGGCGATGGTCGTCACCGATCCGGAGTTCGAGCCGAGCTACCGGAAGGCCGCCCATCGGCTCCGGCACAAGGACCTCCGCGAGGAGACGACCGAGCGCGCCGAGGCGTACGAGGACCACCTCACGACGTGGAACCACGCCGACCTCAACCTCGACCCGGACTTCATCGGACTCGACGGCTCGCCGACGATCGTCGCGGGCGTGGACCCGATCCCGAAGGAGCCGTCGGAGCGCGAGGCGACGATGGTCTCCCCGGACGACGCCGACGGGATGGGCGCGGTCGTGGACGAGCTGGCGCCGTTCGCGGGGGGTGACTGA
- a CDS encoding 4Fe-4S dicluster domain-containing protein: MAIDPNFEENREQVGEENGVAVWGPVEPPEKQGIRGTHVAVDFDICLADGACLEDCPVDVFEWVDTPGHPESEIKANPTNEDQCIDCMLCVDVCPVDAIDVDPGRTGRI, translated from the coding sequence ATGGCCATCGACCCGAACTTCGAGGAGAACCGCGAACAGGTCGGTGAGGAGAACGGCGTGGCGGTGTGGGGCCCCGTCGAACCGCCCGAGAAGCAGGGGATCCGCGGCACCCACGTCGCCGTCGACTTCGACATCTGTCTGGCCGACGGGGCGTGTCTGGAGGACTGCCCGGTCGACGTGTTCGAGTGGGTGGACACGCCCGGCCACCCCGAAAGCGAGATCAAGGCGAACCCCACCAACGAGGACCAGTGTATCGACTGTATGCTCTGCGTCGACGTGTGTCCGGTCGACGCGATCGACGTCGACCCCGGCCGAACCGGTCGGATCTGA
- a CDS encoding glutamate--tRNA ligase, translating into MDDELRERVEAAGEAAALFNALKHDSDPDVGAIMGPLMGENPDFRPHGDEIPGVVAPVVNRVAGMDEAERRERLGELAPDKLAELEAEDEEDEYVLPELPNAEDGEVVMRAAPNPNGPWHVGHARMPAVIGTYKERYDGEFICRFDDTDPETKRPDLDAYDAILEDIAYLGFEADRVLKASDRLETYYEHARDLIDAGGAYTCSCSGETFSALKNDAEACPHREKDAETVRAEFDAMVDGDYSAGEMVLRVRTDIEHKNPALRDWVAFRMIDTPHPREEAAEYRCWPMLDFQSGVDDHLTGVTHIIRGIDLQDSAKRQRFVYDYFGWEYPEVLHWGHVQVDEYDVTLSTSTIKALIEAGELTGWDDPRAPTIRSMRRRGIRGQALVDSMTELGMSTSDVDLAMSSVYANNRDLVDDDANRYFLVRDRDDDPAVALDVAGGPDAGHPPLHPDHEDRGTRAVPAGRVLIEESDLPARGDRVWLKGFGCVRYTRNAFEYVGDDIEVVREGDVDVVHWVPADEGLETLVRAVEGDVRGVAEPAVADAAVDDLVQFERVGFARIDDFDPEPTDEADGPTGEEDLVAYYAHP; encoded by the coding sequence ATGGACGACGAACTCCGCGAGCGCGTCGAGGCGGCCGGCGAGGCCGCCGCGCTGTTCAACGCGCTCAAACACGACAGCGACCCGGACGTGGGCGCCATCATGGGCCCGCTCATGGGCGAGAACCCCGACTTCAGACCGCACGGCGACGAGATCCCCGGGGTCGTCGCGCCGGTCGTGAACCGGGTCGCCGGCATGGACGAGGCCGAGCGCCGCGAGCGGCTGGGCGAGCTCGCGCCGGACAAGCTCGCGGAGCTGGAGGCCGAAGACGAGGAGGACGAGTACGTCCTCCCCGAGCTCCCGAACGCCGAGGACGGCGAGGTCGTGATGCGCGCCGCGCCGAACCCCAACGGCCCGTGGCACGTCGGCCACGCCCGGATGCCCGCCGTGATCGGGACGTACAAGGAGCGGTACGACGGCGAGTTCATCTGCCGGTTCGACGACACCGACCCGGAGACGAAGCGGCCCGACCTCGACGCGTACGACGCCATCCTCGAGGACATCGCGTACCTCGGCTTCGAGGCCGACCGCGTGCTGAAGGCGTCCGACCGGCTGGAGACCTACTACGAGCACGCCCGCGACCTGATCGACGCCGGCGGCGCCTACACCTGCTCGTGTTCCGGCGAGACGTTCTCCGCGCTGAAGAACGACGCCGAGGCGTGCCCGCACCGCGAGAAGGACGCCGAGACGGTCCGCGCGGAGTTCGACGCCATGGTCGACGGCGACTACTCGGCCGGCGAGATGGTGCTCCGCGTGCGGACCGACATCGAGCACAAGAACCCCGCGCTTCGCGACTGGGTCGCGTTCCGGATGATCGACACGCCGCACCCGCGCGAAGAAGCGGCGGAGTACCGCTGCTGGCCCATGCTCGACTTCCAGTCCGGCGTCGACGACCACCTCACGGGCGTCACCCACATCATCCGCGGCATCGACCTCCAGGACTCCGCGAAGCGCCAGCGGTTCGTCTACGACTACTTCGGCTGGGAGTACCCCGAGGTGCTCCACTGGGGCCACGTGCAGGTCGACGAGTACGACGTGACGCTCTCCACGTCGACGATCAAGGCGCTGATCGAGGCGGGCGAGCTGACCGGGTGGGACGACCCGCGCGCGCCGACGATCCGCTCGATGCGCCGCCGCGGCATCCGGGGACAGGCGCTCGTCGACTCGATGACGGAGCTGGGGATGTCCACCTCCGACGTCGATCTCGCGATGTCGTCGGTGTACGCGAACAACCGCGACCTGGTCGACGACGACGCGAACCGGTACTTCCTCGTGCGCGACCGCGACGACGACCCGGCCGTCGCGCTCGACGTGGCCGGCGGTCCCGACGCCGGACACCCGCCGCTGCACCCGGACCACGAGGACCGCGGCACTCGCGCGGTCCCCGCCGGACGCGTGCTGATCGAGGAGTCCGATCTCCCCGCCCGCGGCGACCGCGTCTGGCTCAAGGGGTTCGGCTGCGTCCGGTACACCCGGAACGCGTTCGAGTACGTCGGCGACGACATCGAGGTCGTCCGCGAGGGCGACGTCGACGTGGTCCACTGGGTCCCCGCGGACGAGGGTCTGGAGACGCTCGTGCGTGCGGTCGAGGGCGACGTGCGCGGGGTCGCCGAGCCCGCGGTCGCGGACGCCGCCGTCGACGACCTGGTCCAGTTCGAGCGCGTCGGGTTCGCCCGCATCGACGACTTCGACCCCGAGCCGACCGACGAGGCCGACGGACCGACCGGCGAGGAGGACCTCGTCGCCTACTACGCGCACCCGTGA